In one window of Erythrolamprus reginae isolate rEryReg1 chromosome 1, rEryReg1.hap1, whole genome shotgun sequence DNA:
- the WEE1 gene encoding wee1-like protein kinase codes for MSFLSQQQPPLATGARRLTGVRRAAAPIRQKLLFPGGGSDCEEEEEEEEGGYEEEEEEGGGSSGNSTGEDSAFQEADSPLSVNRTPARLEPQPARNPEEVGRELAPAALPGEEGDSWEEEGFGSSSPVKSPGAYFMAGSPPLKEARRFYGQSPSSPPLPRANTLRYREHPDPGSPLPEYPGTPPHKTFRKLRLFDTPHTPKSLLCRAEGMGSSSAKLRGGSLFMNVGKLVKQECDIGQAPHVNINPFTPDSVFLQSSVGQCRRRKRTHWNDSCDEDMEASDGELEDETVRPAKRISITESNMKSRYATEFHELEKIGSGEFGSVFKCVKRLDGCIYAIKRSKKPLAGSVDEQNALREVYAHAVLGQHSHVVRYFSAWAEDDHMLIQNEYCNGGSLADAISENYRNMRYFGEPELKDLLLQVARGLKYIHSMSLVHMDIKPSNIFISRTSIPTTISEEGDEDEWSSSRVVFKIGDLGHVTRIASPQVEEGDSRFLANEVLQENYNYLPKADIFALALTLICAAGAEPLPANGDQWHEIRQGRLPKIPQVLSQELLDLLKVMINPDPEKRPSAVALVKHSALLSTARKSAEQLRIELNAEKFKNSLLQKELKKAQMAKAAAEERAQCTDRMTTRSTAQNRIARLTGKKMNRSLSLTIY; via the exons ATGAGTTTCCTCAGCCAGCAACAGCCGCCGCTGGCCACGGGGGCGCGGCGCCTGACGGGGGTCCGGAGGGCTGCGGCCCCTATCCGGCAGAAACTGCTTTTCCCGGGCGGTGGAAGCGActgcgaggaggaggaagaggaggaggaaggcggctatgaggaggaggaagaggagggaggcggcagcagcggcaACAGCACCGGAGAAGACTCGGCCTTCCAGGAAGCCGACTCGCCTCTTTCGGTCAACCGCACTCCGGCTCGGTTGGAACCTCAGCCAGCGCGCAACCCCGAGGAGGTCGGGAGAGAACTGGCCCCGGCGGCCTTACCGGGAGAGGAAGGCGACTCGTGGGAAGAGGAAGGCTTCGGTTCTTCGTCCCCGGTGAAATCCCCCGGGGCTTATTTCATGGCTGGCTCGCCGCCACTGAAGGAGGCTCGCCGTTTTTACGGTCAGTCGCCGTCGTCGCCGCCGCTGCCGCGAGCGAATACACTCCGGTACCGGGAACACCCGGATCCCGGTTCTCCTTTGCCCGAGTACCCCGGCACGCCGCCTCACAAAACCTTTCGCAAATTGCGCCTCTTCGATACGCCGCATACGCCGAAG AGTCTCCTTTGTCGAGCTGAAGGAATGGGCTCGAGTTCAGCTAAACTTCGAGGTGGCTCTCTCTTTATGAATGTTGGAAAACTAGTAAAACAGGAATGTGATATAGGACAAGCCCCTCATGTGAACATTAACCCCTTTACTCCAGACTCTGTCTTTCTTCAATCTTCAGTTGgacagtgtcgaaggagaaagaGAACACATTGGAATGA ctCCTGTGATGAGGACATGGAAGCAAGTGATGGAGAACTTGAGGATGAAACTGTCAGGCCTGCCaag CGGATCAGCATAACAGAAAGCAATATGAAATCTCGATATGCCACAGAATTTCACGAATTGGAGAAGATTGGTTCTGGCGAATTTGGTTCTGTATTCAAATGTGTGAAAAGGCTTGATGGTTGCATCTATGCAATAAAGCGATCTAAGAAACCCTTGGCTGGTTCAGTTGATGA GCAAAATGCTCTTAGAGAAGTTTATGCTCATGCGGTTTTGGGACAGCATTCACATGTAGTCAGATACTTTTCTGCTTGGGCTGAAGATGATCATATGCTTATTCAGAATGAATATTGCAATG GTGGCAGTTTAGCTGATGCTATAAGTGAAAACTATAGAAATATGCGATACTTTGGTGAACCAGAATTGAAAGATTTGTTACTACAAGTTGCTCGTGGTTTAAAGTACATCCATTCAATGTCACTGGTGCACATGGATATAAAACCTA GTAATATCTTCATATCTAGGACGTCAATTCCAACTACTATATCTGAAGAAGGAGATGAAGATGAATGGTCATCTAGCAGAGTTGTCTTCAAAATAG GTGATCTTGGTCATGTGACTAGAATAGCTAGTCCTCAGGTGGAGGAAGGAGATAGTCGTTTTCTTGCCAATGAAGTTTTACAAGAG aaCTATAATTACTTGCCAAAAGCGGATATTTTTGCATTGGCATTAACGCTGATATGTGCTGCTGGGGCTGAACCATTGCCAGCCAATGGGGATCAATGGCATGAAATTCGACAAGGAAGACTACCCAAAATCCCACAAGTCCTTTCTCAAGAGTTATTAGACTTGCTAAAA GTTATGATAAACCCTGACCCAGAGAAAAGGCCCTCAGCTGTTGCTCTAGTTAAGCATTCTGCATTGTTATCCACTGCAAGAAAGAGCGCAGAGCAGCTACGAATAGAACTGAATGCTGAAAAGTTCAAAAATTCTTTATTGCAGAA GGAGTTGAAGAAAGCACAAATGGCAAAGGCAGCTGCTGAGGAGCGAGCACAATGTACAGATCGAATGACAACTAGATCTACAGCACAGAATAGAATTGCTCGTCTTACTGGGAAAAAAATGAACCGTTCACTTAGTCTCACAATATACTAA